A window of Scylla paramamosain isolate STU-SP2022 chromosome 36, ASM3559412v1, whole genome shotgun sequence genomic DNA:
ctccacttcctccctgctgattctttcatccatttcatctgcattcttcctttccagtgtcacacatccttctctcactctaaacatctcacctaccccacctacctcttcccagaaccctttgattgcctccctgattccctccttctgttataactacaccatccacttttagactctccacaccaacactgtctgacatattctcacctctcatgaacttgtaccattcacggccaccttccatacctttcttccttaaagattgaatcacactccattcactcttcactttagcatttattatcatttgtaaggtcaaccgctgctgcttcacatatgCTGCCTgtgcattctgatactcattctctgccttattgctttcatgcctctttttcttcagccatctacactgtctactcattctctttcgctccctgctagccgctctgatttcatcattccaccatggtttacatacattctttcttgtacctactctcacaaaccctgtctgattctcagcagcacccctcatgtcctcaaccagtttctcattcagatgctccacgtcatgcacactttcatcatcccagcttctctcactcagatcaacctcaaagttctcccaccctacatctctcagtctccacttctttttcttacttgccactttcacttcattcccatcctgcatcaagcactccacaatcagcatgttgtgatcagacacaatatcaaccaaaccatcctcatctatccacatatgcAACACAATTTCacacattcttccattcaccaacacgtagccaattgccgattcctgctctcttgcactccaagtcacacgcccctcagccaaagtaacattcagatttttcagctccagttcatcaacaaactccccaagcatttcaccattcctgttcacctgttcccctaGTATTCctacatgtgcattcatgtcacccataactagcactttctcctctccatgctctctcacaacttttttaagtatgtcatacttcctcctattttccctctctgctctttcacccatgacagtcatgtattctaccaccagtactaccttctctggtctgccacgaccatccatgcattccactctgattgcaagcacatcctcactacttgtacactcccccacTGGGAGGAGGCTATGCCTTCTTGCACTCCTTTCCAGTCATAACATACTCACATCCCTCCATTCGtgcatcatctctcaggtgagtctcagtgagcctGACTAAGTCAAACCTCCACTtgctgagctccttgcatacatcctcaaacttgcccacaccccatcctctcacattcatacagccaatcttcacacatttattcacctggttagtctcttctcttccatgtttgctgacatcagtgggtcctcctcgtcatgcctcgccctcatccactcggCCAGTCGATGTCCTAGCTTCTCATTCCCGCTCTCCTGTAGAATTTGTCCTGGTTgaggatcccatccatgtctaagaagctcacgttgcccttcttctctgccatccattccatcttgaccttCATGAGTTACATGCATATCTTGTGGTTCATTTCACTTCTTACCTTCTCGTACTGCACTCCTTCCCATGGGCGccgcaggacccccaccacagccacacacatcttttcttctgctgccttctctgcttctatcacttcctttactgtttcttcagcacctgcctctactaagttgttgcctcctccttgaatcactagcaggcttctctcttccatttcttgcacttcttccttgactttcctcttgatgTCTTGGACcttagcacctcccatgctggtgcactcaatttcccttctcacgaagtcgggagtcttccttaccatgctgtctccaatgacatgtactggggctttcttgattaccattctcttcttccttgggcgtctgtctgttctagccacttccaccacttcttgctggtcttttctctcttcagtcctCATTGtctgtgcttctgcctctttcattaggttttctgtctgggtgctctgctccactctctcttctttttcctcatcctggCTCCTCCACTCATTGAGGCTCTTGCTCAGGCATTCCCTGCATAGGAACACCAGAAGCTCAGACCCCAGCGTCTTCATGTTGGCTTCCCTCTTGCCCACACAGGCTACATGGAACCAGGCCATGCACCTCTCTCATGCCACAGCCCTTTGCCTGTTCGCCACACTCTCCTCACATGaaccacacacactcatcaccatcttcaggGTATTTTAGCACACaggcaagagaaaataaaccacaaaactcagagaaaactCAAAGAGCAAGGCAAAGCCACTTGTACAGTGACATCATTCTGATGTCACTGTGTCCTGCCTGCTGTCTGTCACTAGGTAATGTGTAACCTCTCTGTTGCCCTGATccattccagaaacttgtcacacataaccctctctctccctcccaattAAGATGTGCGCCATCCCTTCTGAACGCCTGATGAGGCAGTGTGTCGTCCAGATCCGGGAAGCTTACACCATAGTCCTCTCTGTCCCTGCAAGCTTTAATCTTCATACTTATAATGCCTTCCTGTATCCTCTTATTTGCCTCCTGCCTCATTTCCTCATATCCTTGGCTTTCTCTTGGTTGTCTCAATACCCCAACTACAACTACCCatatccttttttctccctttttagcTCTTCCACACTCCTTAGCACCTTTTCAGTTGTCTGGACAGGACCAACGTCCCTAAGGCTGTTCCCCCTTCCCTGCAGCATCACCATTCCTTCATATATTTCCTTCACACTTGCCTTAGCCTCCTGGACAGTCCTGGACAGTCTTTCCCACTCAGGCTTTTGAGGAcgcttttctccctcctcatgGTCACACGTCTCCTGGTGTTTTTAACCATATTATCCCCTACGACCAGGATGGGCagtctcttatttttctgtacTCTATGAACCCTCTCAATCACAGAAGGAGTGGCCTTCCTTGGAGGACTGGACagttctaccaccaccacctcatcagaAGTGGTAGAAATATCTTGGCTCTCAGGGGCCAGGACCACAGGACCCACCATCACACCCTTGCCCCCAGAGGCCTGAGGTGCCTCAGGGGGCAAAGAAGCAACAGGCTGCCTCGCCTCCACACCAGCCCCATCCATctgggggcagggagggaagggatggttCTCGGTCCTCCCTGCCATTTCCAAAGACAGCCACAGCACACTCCTCTTCATCCCCCAGGGTGGCTGCCACCATCTCATGTTTTTCTGAGGCAGGCTTCCCTCCCatcctactactgctgctgctgctcttgtgaTGGCCACCATGTTCTTGATCTGGCTCTTGCTGCTaacatcctaacctaactaaacctaacttggTAAACATTAAGGAGGTATTTTTGGCTCCTACCCCCTACAACTTTGATGCCTGGTGGGAAAGTGGGGTTTTCGAGTGAGGAAAGCTAAAATAAGGCCAAATACCACCTCTTACCACCAAAAATAAGCAgagagctgctgctgctactgtcgTGATGACTGCTGTGTTCTTGatcttgctgttgttattacagAAATCTGTATTTGATATTTCACATTTACTGGTTTAGTTAGGTCAGGattagttaggtttagttaagttaggatgccagcagcaacagcaagatcaagaacatggtagccatcacagcagcagcagtagctcTCTACTTATATCTGGTGGTATGAGGCAGTATTTGGCCATATTTTAGCTTTCCTCACCTGAAAACCCCTTTTTCCCACCAGGTTCCGAAGATTGTAGGGGGCTGGAGCCAGAAACAATAGGAAATAGAGTTGCATGTGCCTTCTTAATATTTACCCCTAATCTATCTAAACAGGTAAatatgaaagaggtgaaagaaagccAATAAATTTTCAAAAATTGCTAACAGCTTTACTATtaatttacaacacacacacacacacacgagggaaagagaacaaaaaaaagatagcagaggacattgtaagaaatatacagagagaaggggaggactagataagtgaaattgaagaaatacatagactggggaagtatatagaaggaggagagcgaccactgaaagtaaaatttagggcACAAACAACAGCCATGGAAGTGATATCGAATGCGTGGAAAGTGGACAAGACagagcaatacaggaaagtttggataaagagggacatgaatgaggagagactcaaggtaagtgatctaataaaagaagcaaaggcgaaaaacgagaacagaacagaggaagagaaaaaaaagttctattggaaggtaaaagacAAGAGGCTCAGGAGGTGGtatctgagaaaaaaagaatagaaaatgtaaataatgtatggaaaaataaaaagtggacagtggcatatacaaatatcaacatttaatatcaacattgcgagaattgaataattatattaagataaagcagcccgacatcatgggtattactgaagttaaactaaatgagacaacagaaaatataagaattggtaatagtaattataatgtgcggataaaacatagaaataataagaaagggggaggagtcatgttacttacaaagaagagtataacagtggaagaggttgaaataggagaaggaatggcggaagtaattagaattcaaacaaaaaggaaaggagaaggaagaagatatttTGCAGTGCCTTATGTACCCCCAAAGACACAAGAGgattataaattattgttaagagatactagtaactgtttggagagaatactggcagagggtaataatataacacttatgggtgactttaattgcaaggAGGTATGGTGGGAAGAGTGGACCATGTACGGGGGAGAAGAGTCATGGGGATATAtgcttctaaatttaataatgacaaatactatGAACCAGtggattggagaaaatacaagatttggggGTAATGAAGTGGCATCAAGACttggtgtttacaaaggaaatggacatcattgaaggaataaattatccgtgcccactaggtaaaagtgttaattgaattcagtataggcagtggtccaatagaaaataagaatgaaatttacaagaatggtagatataattacaggaaagcagATCTGATCAGGTTGGGGGAATATTTTGCAGAGACTAAATGGAAACAACTGTTCACGGCAAGCAGTACGCAGGAAAAGTGGGacatattcatggaaatttataatgaaggggTCAATAGATATGTACTGaagatcaaaacaaaggaagtgaaaaagaaaaaagactggtTTAATATGAGAagtataacagcaagaaaagaaaaagaggcagcatggaatagatggagaaaaaaaaaggagtaagtgagaaatgggaagatttcaagaaggcaagaaacaaatatatcagaatcctgagaggtgaagaaaggaattatgagaaagatatagttagCAAATGCAAAGGTGAGCcaaagttattcttcagatatgtgaatgggaagatgaaaaacagacaaacaatagataaattaacgaaagatgacattacatatgaagatacacggttacaagcggaattaatgaacaagtgcttccagtcatcatttaccaaagaaagcatatttgaaggagaaagagcatggcacagaaACAATGTGATAAGAAagatacaggtggacataagtgaaattaGGATTATGAAATATTAGGATGTAAGTAAGGCTCAAGAACCAgatggagtgtccaactggatacttaaggaatgtcgTGAACAACTGACAGAAggtatacacaataccatagtatgttcttttaaggaaagaaaaattcttttagactggaagagagccaatattgtgcccatttttaaaggaggtaataaagaagatccattgaattacagaccagtgtccctaacaagtgtggtggcaaaaatagtggaaggaatagttaaaaacagatggatggaagatttagaagaaacacatacattgactgacaggcaatttggtttcagaagtggaagatctcgtgtcatgaatttagtgagcttttatagtagaacaattgatataattcaagagagaggattgggcagactgtgtttatttagacctaaaaaaaagcatttgaccaggtaccacaccagagactgttatggaaaattcaaaatataaggggtttgcaaggaaacacactgaattggattacagacttcttgagggatagagaaatgagaacagtaataaagggagaaaaatcagaatggtgtagagttgcaagtggagtaccacaggggacagtcttagccccCATAATGTTTGCAgacgatgcaaaattattgaaaagagtggaaaacaatatggattgtgaaatattacagaaagatataaatatgatatataaatggaataagaaatgggaaatggaattcaatgcaaagaaatgcaaggacttaggaaaaagcaaaagaagattgacaagttcttacaccatgggagaagtggatattaagaaaaccaaagaagaaaaagacttgggaattacaatcagggataatttatcaccagaaaaacatgtaaacaaaatagttggggaaacctatgagttactaagaaagatgaaagggtcatttgcttacatggatgaagagatgatgaataagttgatggaatatgtgattcgaccaaaaccagaatatgccacaattgtttggtcaccccatgataaaaaggaaataaggaaaatagaaaggatccaaagagctgcaaccaaattggtaccaagtttgagaaatttaacctatgaagaaagattaaggagattgaagcttccatcattacaagagagaagagaaggagacctgattgctatatacagagctttaaagggtaaggatcaagttgacaaagaagacttatatgtgtgggactcaagagatacaagaagaCATGGagtgaaactgaagaaaacaccaagtagaagagatatcaagaaatatggtttcccaaatagaagcatagaaatatggaacaacttagatgaaacagtggtacaagcaacaaatattcatgaatttaaagttaagctggaagcttatagatatggagacaggacagcatgagcatagctcttttcctgtaaaacacaactagataaatacaactaggtaaatacacacacgcacacacacacatacacaacaacCTTGAGATACAAGCAGCCTGACATACAAGTTCTTTAAGATACAAGCTACAATTTGgtccatttattttgtttgagtTGCGAGCAAAATTTTGAGATATGAGTCGTGCTTCAGGGTGCTGCCGCTAGTCGGCACATCGGTCCAGCATCAGCTGATCCAGTATCCATGTGTTTCCCGTGCAGCGAGTTGGATCTTGTCTCTGTGCtcattctttcatcattttcacaCTGTTTACTtacctttttgtgtgtgtcagcatgGGGCCAAAGAAAGTGAGTGCAAAGGACAGtggtgagaagaagaaaagaatgatgtcAATAGAAGTGAAgcaagaaataatagaaaaacatgAGTGTGATGTCCAAATGCTTGAACTGGCAAGGCAATATGACTGCAGTACATCTAAATTTGTACTATCCTTAAACAAAAGGATGTAATCAGAAGTGCAACACCAGTGAAAGGAACTACAATTCTGTCCCAATTAAGAACAAACATccatggagagatggagaagctTCTGCTGgtgtgggtgagagaaagagttgGCAGGAGATACAGTGTCAGAGGCTGTAATATGCGAAAAGGCGCATATTATTTATGGCGGCTTGAAGAAACAAGCACCACCTACTTTAGCAGAGGCAGCAGAAAGTTCATTTAAAGCAAATCATGGCTGATTAAAAAATCTTAAGGAGAGAACTGGCATCCATTTGGTGGTGAGGCATGGTGAAGCTGCAAGTGCTGATGTTAAGGCAGCAGAGGATTACGTCACACGTTTTGCTTCACTTATTGCGAAGGAAGGCTACACCTCCCCCAAGTTTTCAACTGTGATGAAACAAGGCTATTTTGGAAGAAAATGCCACAGAGGACTTTCATCAGTGCAGAGAAGCTGCCAGACCATAAACCTATGAAGGACCGTCTGACTCTTGCATTGTGTACAAATGCTAGTGGTGATTGTAAAGTCAAACCACTGCTAGTATATCACTCAGAAAATCCTCGAGCCTTTAAGATGAATAAGATTCTTAAAGAGAAACTGCAGGTTATGTTGCATGCCAATGGTAAGGCATGGGTTACTCGGCAGTTTTTTACTGAATGGGTAAATCTCATCTTTGATCCTGCAGTGAAGAAGTATCTTCAAGGGAAAAAACTCCCGATGAAAGTATTACTCATTCTGGATAATGCTCCAGTACACCCACCTGGCCTTGAAAATGACATCCTTGACGCATTCAAATTCATGAAGGTCCTCTACCTCCCACCTCCCACTACTACAATCTT
This region includes:
- the LOC135090903 gene encoding uncharacterized protein LOC135090903 isoform X1, with the protein product MAWFHVACVGKREANMKTLGSELLVFLCRECLSKSLNEWRSQDEEKEERVEQSTQTENLMKEAEAQTMRTEERKDQQEVVEVARTDRRPRKKRMVIKKAPVHVIGDSMVRKTPDFVRREIECTSMGGAKVQDIKRKVKEEVQEMEERSLLVIQGGGNNLVEAGAEETVKEVIEAEKAAEEKMCVAVVGVLRRPWEGVQYEKVRSEMNHKICM
- the LOC135090903 gene encoding uncharacterized protein LOC135090903 isoform X2, producing MVAITRAAAAVVGWEGSLPQKNMRWWQPPWGMKRSVLWLSLEMAGRTENHPFPPCPQMDGAGVEARQPVASLPPEAPQASGGKGVMVGPVVLAPESQDISTTSDEVVVVELSSPPRKATPSVIERVHRVQKNKRLPILVVGDNMVKNTRRRVTMRREKSVLKSLSGKDCPGLSRRLRQV
- the LOC135090804 gene encoding tigger transposable element-derived protein 1-like gives rise to the protein MPQRTFISAEKLPDHKPMKDRLTLALCTNASGDCKVKPLLVYHSENPRAFKMNKILKEKLQVMLHANGKAWVTRQFFTEWVNLIFDPAVKKYLQGKKLPMKVLLILDNAPVHPPGLENDILDAFKFMKVLYLPPPTTTILQPMDQQVISNFKKLYTKHLFHHCFEVTKNTNLTLREFWKEHYNFIICLHIIDLAWQRITRRTFCSAWKKLWPDVVAERDFIGFEPNIEPESEVLEEIVES